The following are from one region of the uncultured Campylobacter sp. genome:
- the rsfS gene encoding ribosome silencing factor, with protein sequence MQERIERIIKILDAKKAEAIEAIDMSGREYIAKCVIIATTMGERHAYSLTDDLKEGLKDEGEQFLGIESSGDWVVIDLGDILIHLMSAQYRVKYNIEEFLSKLKEAKA encoded by the coding sequence ATGCAAGAAAGAATCGAACGAATCATCAAAATCCTAGACGCCAAAAAGGCCGAAGCCATCGAAGCTATCGACATGAGCGGGCGCGAATACATAGCAAAATGCGTCATCATCGCCACCACGATGGGCGAGCGCCACGCCTACTCGCTAACCGACGACCTAAAAGAGGGGCTAAAGGACGAAGGCGAGCAATTTTTAGGCATCGAAAGCTCCGGCGACTGGGTCGTAATCGATCTTGGCGACATACTCATCCACCTCATGAGTGCGCAGTACCGTGTTAAATACAACATCGAAGAGTTTTTAAGCAAGCTAAAAGAGGCGAAAGCCTAA
- the nadD gene encoding nicotinate (nicotinamide) nucleotide adenylyltransferase translates to MKIALFGGSFDPPHLGHDAVIKAALEQLDADKLIIMPTFISPFKSEFSAPPLLRLKWANEAWGALHKVCVSDYEIAQNRPVPTIESVRHMRQIYAVSELYLIIGADHLASLDKWHEIDELFRLATFVIASRGDVAVPENFKILNINAPVSSSQIRQNLDKNLMIPCIADEAAKFYQGKTCKKESNESSKS, encoded by the coding sequence ATGAAAATCGCGCTTTTCGGCGGTAGTTTCGACCCGCCTCATCTCGGGCACGACGCCGTCATCAAAGCCGCGCTAGAGCAGCTAGACGCGGATAAGCTCATCATCATGCCGACCTTTATCAGCCCGTTTAAGAGCGAGTTTTCGGCCCCGCCGCTACTTCGGCTAAAGTGGGCGAACGAGGCTTGGGGCGCGCTGCATAAGGTCTGCGTGAGCGACTACGAGATCGCGCAAAATCGCCCCGTGCCGACGATAGAGAGCGTGCGGCATATGCGGCAAATTTACGCTGTGAGCGAGCTTTATCTCATCATCGGCGCCGATCACCTAGCCAGCCTAGATAAATGGCACGAGATAGACGAGCTCTTTAGGCTCGCGACTTTCGTCATAGCTAGCCGCGGCGACGTAGCCGTGCCTGAAAATTTTAAAATTTTAAACATAAACGCGCCCGTTTCGTCCTCGCAAATCAGGCAAAATTTGGACAAAAACCTGATGATACCGTGTATAGCGGACGAGGCGGCGAAATTTTATCAAGGAAAAACATGCAAGAAAGAATCGAACGAATCATCAAAATCCTAG